A genome region from Geodermatophilus bullaregiensis includes the following:
- a CDS encoding CDP-alcohol phosphatidyltransferase family protein, with protein MRENAAPPVDPRPPATTAQQGDDEHGAAPARPFPLPLRVAGAAVHVYTALGSVLALLVVLAALDGDAVTALWIGLAALVIDGTDGMLARRARVKETIPWFDGALLDNIVDYLTYAFAPVVLLWTTGALPEGPLGWVLAALPLLASSYQFCRVDAKTDDHTFLGFPSYWNVVAFYVVVLDLSQPVVAALLIVCSVLVFVPVRYLYPSRTEALRSLSLALTAVWLVTYAVLLAQLPDPHPAVLVLSLGYIGYYVAISGWLTARAAARRRSAARSAARSS; from the coding sequence ATGCGGGAGAACGCGGCCCCTCCGGTGGACCCCCGACCTCCGGCGACGACGGCTCAGCAGGGGGACGACGAGCACGGGGCTGCTCCTGCGCGCCCGTTCCCGCTCCCGCTGCGGGTCGCCGGCGCGGCCGTGCACGTCTACACCGCCCTCGGCTCGGTGCTGGCGCTGCTGGTGGTGCTCGCCGCGCTGGACGGCGACGCGGTCACCGCGCTGTGGATCGGCCTGGCCGCCCTGGTCATCGACGGCACCGACGGGATGCTGGCCCGGCGCGCGCGGGTCAAGGAGACCATCCCCTGGTTCGACGGCGCCCTGCTCGACAACATCGTCGACTACCTGACCTACGCCTTCGCCCCCGTCGTGCTGCTGTGGACCACCGGCGCGCTGCCCGAGGGCCCGCTCGGGTGGGTGCTGGCCGCGCTGCCGCTGCTGGCCTCCAGCTACCAGTTCTGCCGGGTCGACGCGAAGACCGACGACCACACCTTCCTCGGCTTCCCGAGCTACTGGAACGTCGTCGCCTTCTACGTCGTCGTCCTGGACCTGTCCCAACCGGTCGTGGCGGCGCTGCTGATCGTCTGCTCGGTGCTGGTGTTCGTGCCGGTGCGCTACCTCTACCCCTCGCGCACCGAGGCGCTGCGCAGCCTGAGCCTGGCGCTGACCGCCGTCTGGCTGGTCACCTACGCCGTGCTGCTCGCCCAGCTGCCCGACCCGCACCCGGCGGTCCTCGTCCTGTCCCTGGGCTACATCGGCTACTACGTCGCGATCAGCGGCTGGCTGACCGCACGGGCCGCCGCCCGCCGGCGCTCGGCGGCCCGCAGCGCCGCGCGCAGCAGCTGA
- a CDS encoding DUF3515 domain-containing protein has product MLVVLAVLVNVLGGEEQDDAAAVADVGGTTGEQRADLPVLPVDVPPPTPEADAHCPPLLQAIPLDLLGEPSRLVDSDTPYAAAWGEPPVVLVCGVPQPAGLVPGEGLFTINGVTWYVDQSDPGATVWTAVDRAVYVQVTLPADVDSAPVTALSDVLVGTVPAR; this is encoded by the coding sequence GTGCTGGTCGTGCTGGCCGTGCTGGTCAACGTGCTGGGCGGTGAGGAGCAGGACGACGCCGCCGCGGTGGCCGACGTCGGCGGCACGACCGGGGAGCAGCGCGCGGACCTGCCCGTCCTCCCGGTCGACGTGCCGCCGCCGACCCCCGAGGCCGACGCGCACTGCCCGCCGCTGCTGCAGGCCATCCCCCTCGACCTGCTCGGCGAGCCCTCCCGCCTCGTCGACTCCGACACGCCCTACGCCGCCGCCTGGGGCGAGCCGCCGGTCGTGCTCGTCTGCGGCGTCCCGCAGCCGGCCGGACTGGTCCCCGGGGAGGGGCTGTTCACCATCAACGGGGTCACCTGGTACGTCGACCAGTCCGACCCCGGGGCGACCGTGTGGACGGCGGTCGACCGCGCCGTGTACGTGCAGGTGACCCTGCCCGCCGACGTCGACAGCGCGCCGGTCACCGCGCTCAGCGACGTCCTGGTCGGCACCGTCCCCGCCCGCTGA
- a CDS encoding cystathionine gamma-lyase, whose protein sequence is MSDRPGDGAGAALPAGWGDGTRSVRAGDLPPVPGTPLRPSPVFAAPFHLGDLPPRAGGADAYARTEHPTYRAFETAVGELDGGRCLSFASGMAAVGAAVMALVSAGDRLVLPADGYYATRLLARDELARLGVRVEYVPTVEMDDLAARGDLDGARMVLLETPSNPHLDVCDVAAVARATRAAGALLAVDNTTATPLGQRPLALGADLSIGADTKALTGHSDLLLGHVSTASDELYDRVKGWRDHTGATPGAFDAWLGHRSMSTLDLRLARQAATAAEVTAVLADHPAVTGVRWPWRPGDPSHALATRQMLRPNGVVSAELADEDAVSRFLAAGRLWTAATSFGGVHSTVDRRAQWGGDAVPAGFLRFSCGVEDTADVVADLVTALDAAG, encoded by the coding sequence GTGAGCGACCGGCCCGGGGACGGCGCCGGGGCGGCCCTCCCGGCCGGGTGGGGCGACGGCACCCGCTCGGTGCGCGCCGGTGACCTGCCCCCGGTGCCCGGCACGCCGCTGCGCCCCTCGCCGGTGTTCGCCGCCCCCTTCCACCTCGGCGACCTCCCGCCGCGGGCCGGCGGCGCCGACGCCTACGCCCGCACCGAGCACCCCACGTACCGGGCGTTCGAGACGGCGGTCGGCGAGCTCGACGGTGGCCGCTGCCTGTCCTTCGCCAGCGGGATGGCGGCGGTCGGCGCGGCGGTGATGGCCCTGGTCTCGGCGGGGGACCGGCTGGTGCTGCCCGCCGACGGCTATTACGCCACCCGTCTGCTGGCCCGCGACGAGCTGGCGCGGCTCGGCGTGCGCGTCGAGTACGTGCCCACCGTCGAGATGGACGACCTCGCCGCCCGCGGGGACCTCGACGGCGCACGCATGGTGCTCCTCGAGACGCCCAGCAACCCGCACCTCGACGTCTGCGACGTGGCCGCCGTCGCCCGGGCCACCCGGGCCGCCGGCGCGCTGCTCGCCGTCGACAACACCACCGCCACCCCGCTGGGGCAGCGGCCGCTGGCCCTGGGCGCCGACCTCAGCATCGGCGCCGACACCAAGGCGCTCACCGGGCACAGCGACCTGCTGCTCGGCCACGTCAGCACCGCCTCCGACGAGCTGTACGACCGGGTCAAGGGCTGGCGCGACCACACCGGCGCGACGCCGGGGGCCTTCGACGCGTGGCTGGGCCACCGGTCGATGAGCACGCTGGACCTGCGACTGGCCCGCCAGGCGGCCACCGCCGCGGAGGTGACGGCGGTGCTCGCCGACCACCCGGCCGTGACCGGCGTGCGCTGGCCGTGGCGGCCCGGGGACCCCTCCCACGCGCTGGCCACGCGCCAGATGCTGCGGCCGAACGGGGTGGTCTCCGCCGAGCTGGCCGACGAGGACGCGGTGTCCCGCTTCCTGGCCGCCGGCCGGCTGTGGACGGCGGCGACCAGCTTCGGCGGCGTGCACAGCACCGTCGACCGGCGGGCGCAGTGGGGCGGGGACGCCGTCCCGGCCGGGTTCCTGCGGTTCTCCTGCGGCGTCGAGGACACCGCCGACGTCGTCGCCGACCTCGTCACCGCTCTCGACGCCGCCGGCTGA
- the cofC gene encoding 2-phospho-L-lactate guanylyltransferase has protein sequence MRWSLVVPAKRLGAAKTRLRPLTGGPADGGLHAELVLALLADTVAAARACPAVADVVVVTDDERAAATVRALGARTVPDVPDRGLNPALVHGARTAATGAVAALSSDLPALRPAELAAALAAAAAVPRCFVADAAGTGTTLLAAAGVPLDPRFGRGSAAAHAATGAAALAGDWPGLRRDVDTPADLTAAVVLGVGPATAALLPGLPRPAA, from the coding sequence GTGCGCTGGTCCCTGGTCGTCCCGGCGAAGCGGCTCGGCGCGGCCAAGACCCGCCTGCGGCCGCTCACCGGCGGCCCCGCCGACGGCGGCCTGCACGCCGAGCTGGTGCTCGCCCTGCTGGCCGACACCGTCGCCGCGGCCCGCGCCTGCCCGGCGGTGGCCGACGTCGTCGTCGTGACCGACGACGAGCGCGCCGCCGCGACCGTGCGGGCGCTGGGTGCGCGGACCGTGCCCGACGTGCCCGACCGCGGCCTGAACCCCGCACTCGTCCACGGCGCGCGGACGGCGGCCACCGGCGCCGTCGCCGCCCTCTCCTCCGACCTGCCGGCGCTGCGCCCCGCGGAGCTGGCGGCCGCGCTCGCCGCGGCGGCGGCCGTGCCGCGGTGCTTCGTGGCCGACGCCGCCGGCACTGGGACGACGCTGCTGGCGGCGGCCGGGGTGCCGCTGGACCCGCGCTTCGGCCGGGGCTCGGCCGCCGCGCACGCCGCCACCGGCGCCGCGGCGCTGGCCGGCGACTGGCCCGGTCTGCGCCGCGACGTCGACACCCCCGCCGACCTCACCGCGGCGGTCGTCCTCGGCGTCGGGCCGGCGACGGCGGCCCTGCTGCCCGGGCTGCCGCGGCCCGCCGCCTGA
- a CDS encoding lysophospholipid acyltransferase family protein: MTEDQSAGAQHRARALHERGRLPWSLKLAVVVIHPVASLLFRLRYRHGERLPRTGPVLLVANHVSVLDPLACARLVYDHGRIPHFLAKEAVFKGLAGRILRDAGQIPVARGSSEAKGSLAAAVADLEAGNVVVIYPEGSVTRDERWWPMQARTGVARLALTTDAVVLPVAQWGPQRVHDYHTKQLRLRPRTPTEYSLGEPVDLGALRAEVRAGRPLTPELLRETTDLIMGRVRDLLAELRGEPAPPGFAARPRRRLSGDVPGSAA, encoded by the coding sequence GTGACCGAGGACCAGTCCGCCGGGGCGCAGCACCGGGCCCGGGCCCTGCACGAGCGGGGCCGGCTGCCGTGGTCGCTGAAGCTGGCGGTCGTCGTCATCCACCCGGTCGCCTCCCTGCTGTTCCGGCTGCGCTACCGGCACGGTGAGCGGCTGCCCCGCACCGGGCCGGTGCTGCTCGTGGCCAACCACGTCTCGGTGCTCGACCCGCTGGCCTGCGCCCGGCTGGTCTACGACCACGGGCGGATCCCGCACTTCCTGGCCAAGGAGGCGGTGTTCAAGGGGCTGGCCGGCCGGATCCTGCGTGACGCCGGGCAGATCCCCGTGGCCCGCGGCTCGTCGGAGGCCAAGGGGTCGCTCGCGGCTGCCGTGGCCGACCTCGAGGCGGGCAACGTCGTGGTGATCTACCCGGAGGGCTCGGTCACCCGCGACGAGCGCTGGTGGCCCATGCAGGCCCGCACCGGCGTGGCCCGGCTGGCGCTCACCACCGACGCCGTCGTGCTGCCCGTGGCGCAGTGGGGGCCGCAGCGGGTGCACGACTACCACACCAAGCAGCTGCGCCTGCGCCCGCGCACGCCCACCGAGTACTCCCTCGGCGAGCCGGTCGACCTCGGCGCGCTGCGGGCGGAGGTGCGCGCCGGCCGGCCGCTGACCCCCGAGCTGCTGCGGGAGACGACCGACCTCATCATGGGGCGGGTGCGTGACCTCCTGGCCGAGCTGCGCGGTGAGCCGGCGCCCCCGGGCTTCGCCGCCCGCCCGCGACGGCGGCTGTCCGGCGACGTGCCGGGGAGCGCCGCGTGA
- a CDS encoding NAD(P)H-dependent glycerol-3-phosphate dehydrogenase, translating to MSGPERSGRGTRAAVLGAGSWGTTFAKVLADAGCTVSLHARRPELCQAITETGENPDYLPGVKLPGSLTATTDAAQALDGADVVVLAVPSQSLRDNLLAWTPLLPPDSTLLSLMKGVELGSTKRMSEVIREVTGAGPDRVAALSGPNLAREIAEEQPAATVIACPDVERAEAVQAACHTPYFRPYTNRDLVGCELGGAVKNVIALACGMAEGMGFGDNTRASLITRGLAETARLGTALGAELTTFAGLAGLGDLVATCSSPLSRNRTFGERLGRGMSLEEVQRTTRQVAEGVKSCRPVLELARAHDVDVPLTEAVVRVCHEGVSAAQIVKEIMSREAKPE from the coding sequence GTGAGCGGTCCCGAGCGCTCCGGCCGCGGCACCCGCGCCGCCGTCCTGGGTGCCGGGTCCTGGGGGACGACGTTCGCCAAGGTGCTCGCCGACGCCGGCTGCACGGTGTCGCTGCACGCCCGCCGTCCCGAGCTGTGCCAGGCCATCACCGAGACGGGGGAGAACCCCGACTACCTGCCCGGCGTCAAGCTGCCCGGCTCGCTGACGGCGACCACCGACGCGGCGCAGGCCCTCGACGGCGCCGACGTCGTCGTGCTCGCCGTCCCCTCCCAGTCGCTGCGGGACAACCTGCTGGCCTGGACGCCGCTGCTGCCGCCCGACTCGACCCTCCTGTCGCTGATGAAGGGCGTCGAGCTCGGCAGCACCAAGCGCATGAGCGAGGTCATCCGCGAGGTCACCGGCGCCGGGCCCGACCGGGTGGCCGCGCTGTCGGGGCCCAACCTGGCCCGCGAGATCGCCGAGGAGCAGCCGGCGGCCACGGTCATCGCCTGTCCCGACGTCGAGCGCGCCGAGGCGGTGCAGGCCGCCTGCCACACGCCGTACTTCCGGCCCTACACCAACCGCGACCTGGTCGGCTGCGAGTTGGGCGGCGCGGTGAAGAACGTGATCGCGCTGGCCTGCGGCATGGCCGAGGGCATGGGGTTCGGCGACAACACCCGCGCCTCGCTCATCACGCGCGGGCTGGCCGAGACCGCCCGGCTCGGCACCGCCCTCGGCGCGGAGCTGACCACCTTCGCCGGGCTGGCCGGACTCGGCGACCTGGTGGCCACCTGCAGCTCGCCGCTGTCGCGCAACCGGACCTTCGGGGAGCGGCTCGGCCGCGGGATGTCGCTGGAGGAGGTCCAGCGCACCACCCGGCAGGTGGCCGAGGGCGTCAAGAGCTGCCGCCCGGTGCTGGAGCTGGCCCGCGCGCACGACGTCGACGTGCCGCTCACCGAGGCGGTCGTGCGGGTGTGCCACGAGGGCGTGTCCGCGGCGCAGATCGTCAAGGAGATCATGTCCCGGGAAGCCAAGCCCGAGTGA
- a CDS encoding D-alanine--D-alanine ligase family protein, translating into MSGTGRVRVAVVFGGRSAEHAISCVSAGSVMAALDPDRYEVVPVGIARDGRWVLPDPGQRLAITDGRLPEVTGGTAVSLVGDPGGRGLAVLEPAAAIGPALTEVDVVFPVLHGTYGEDGTIQGLLEMSGLPYVGSGVFASAASMDKEHTKKLLAAAGLAQGDHVVLRDAGGAVCADPDLLTAADRERLGLPVFVKPSRAGSSIGITKVTDWAQFPGAVATAAAVDPKVVVEAAVPGREIECGVLAGRDGGRPEASLPAEIRLRPGTDWYDFDAKYLEDAVDFDVPADLTPEQTRAVQEASCRAYLAMDCQGLARVDFFLGTGPDGAERLVVNEVNTMPGFTPISMFPRMWAASGVSYPELVDRLVASALARAGRPGDVRTPR; encoded by the coding sequence ATGAGCGGGACAGGCAGGGTGCGCGTCGCGGTCGTGTTCGGGGGGCGCAGCGCCGAGCACGCGATCTCCTGCGTCTCCGCCGGGAGCGTCATGGCGGCGCTGGACCCCGATCGCTACGAGGTGGTGCCGGTCGGCATCGCGCGCGACGGCCGCTGGGTGCTGCCCGACCCCGGTCAGCGGCTGGCCATCACCGACGGGCGGCTGCCGGAGGTGACCGGCGGGACGGCGGTGTCCCTGGTCGGCGACCCGGGCGGGCGCGGCCTGGCGGTGCTCGAGCCGGCCGCCGCGATCGGCCCGGCGCTCACCGAGGTCGACGTCGTGTTCCCCGTGCTGCACGGCACCTACGGCGAGGACGGCACCATCCAGGGCCTGCTGGAGATGAGCGGCCTGCCCTACGTCGGCTCGGGGGTGTTCGCCAGCGCCGCGTCGATGGACAAGGAGCACACCAAGAAGCTCCTCGCCGCCGCGGGCCTCGCGCAGGGCGACCACGTGGTCCTGCGCGACGCCGGTGGGGCGGTGTGCGCCGACCCCGACCTGCTCACCGCGGCCGACCGCGAGCGGCTGGGGCTGCCGGTCTTCGTCAAGCCCTCGCGCGCCGGGTCCAGCATCGGCATCACCAAGGTCACCGACTGGGCGCAGTTCCCCGGGGCGGTGGCCACCGCGGCCGCCGTCGACCCGAAGGTGGTCGTGGAGGCCGCCGTCCCCGGGCGGGAGATCGAGTGCGGCGTGCTGGCCGGCCGCGACGGCGGGCGGCCCGAGGCCAGCCTGCCGGCGGAGATCCGGCTGCGGCCGGGCACCGACTGGTACGACTTCGACGCCAAGTACCTCGAGGACGCCGTCGACTTCGACGTGCCGGCCGACCTGACGCCCGAGCAGACGAGGGCGGTGCAGGAGGCCTCCTGCCGGGCCTACCTCGCGATGGACTGCCAGGGCCTGGCCCGCGTCGACTTCTTCCTCGGCACCGGCCCGGACGGCGCCGAGCGGCTGGTCGTCAACGAGGTCAACACGATGCCGGGCTTCACCCCGATCTCGATGTTCCCGCGCATGTGGGCGGCCAGCGGGGTGTCCTACCCCGAGCTGGTGGACCGGCTGGTCGCCTCGGCGCTGGCGCGCGCGGGACGGCCGGGGGACGTCCGGACCCCCCGGTGA